The Peribacillus sp. FSL E2-0218 genome contains a region encoding:
- a CDS encoding DUF4083 domain-containing protein, with the protein MNIGDMLYQLVFLIFIFGIFSGVFFLVRSLVTKQPNKSENIEQKLDRIIDLLEKDKKD; encoded by the coding sequence ATGAATATTGGCGATATGTTATATCAACTAGTTTTCCTTATTTTTATATTTGGAATTTTTTCTGGTGTGTTTTTTCTTGTTCGTTCTTTAGTTACAAAACAACCAAACAAGTCAGAAAATATCGAACAAAAGCTTGATAGAATAATTGATTTACTTGAAAAGGATAAGAAAGATTAA
- a CDS encoding DMT family transporter, with product MNKSKFSLLVLLGACSYGALSSIIKIGFLNGFSFSELLGGQYVFGWIGLLLLVLLFSRNKVSKSNIFALLAVGTSMSLTSIFYGLSVKELPASIAVVLLFQFTWIGVLIEAVANKTFPNRGKILSILILFVGTLLAGGIFEGIGEQLSTKGIIFGLLAAIAFSIYIFTSGRVATTVPTYSKSFLMTTSATLFVCLIFPPTFLTDGTLQAGLWKYAFLLGLFGVVIPVICFSIGVPKVGIGLGTILGAAELPTAIIASVTLVHEIVSPLQWLGIVCILIGIFIPQILIVGKEKKRTIKPST from the coding sequence TTGAACAAATCAAAATTTTCTTTATTAGTATTATTGGGTGCCTGTAGCTACGGTGCACTTTCTTCCATTATTAAAATTGGCTTTTTAAATGGATTTTCTTTCTCTGAACTTTTAGGGGGACAATATGTATTTGGTTGGATTGGACTATTATTACTCGTTCTTTTATTCTCTCGTAATAAAGTATCCAAAAGTAATATATTCGCGTTGTTAGCTGTCGGGACATCAATGAGTTTAACGAGTATTTTTTATGGTCTTTCTGTGAAGGAATTACCTGCATCTATTGCTGTTGTTCTATTATTTCAATTCACATGGATTGGTGTGCTAATTGAAGCAGTTGCTAACAAAACTTTCCCAAATAGGGGAAAGATATTATCCATCCTGATCTTATTTGTAGGAACTTTGCTTGCTGGGGGTATTTTTGAAGGCATAGGAGAACAATTATCTACAAAAGGTATTATCTTTGGGTTGCTAGCAGCAATAGCTTTTTCCATATATATATTTACAAGTGGAAGGGTAGCTACAACTGTACCAACCTATTCAAAAAGCTTTCTCATGACAACGAGTGCTACACTCTTCGTTTGCTTAATATTTCCACCCACTTTCTTGACCGATGGTACATTGCAGGCTGGTTTATGGAAATATGCTTTCTTACTTGGGCTCTTCGGTGTAGTTATACCCGTTATTTGTTTCTCTATTGGGGTACCAAAGGTAGGCATAGGACTTGGAACAATTTTAGGAGCCGCTGAACTGCCTACAGCAATCATCGCTTCTGTTACACTTGTGCATGAAATCGTATCACCTCTGCAATGGCTTGGAATTGTTTGTATTTTAATTGGGATTTTCATACCACAAATTCTGATTGTAGGAAAAGAAAAGAAACGAACCATAAAACCAAGCACATAA